A stretch of Deltaproteobacteria bacterium DNA encodes these proteins:
- a CDS encoding elongation factor Tu — TPIAMEKELRFAIREGGRTVGAGVVSEIVE; from the coding sequence TTACCCCCATAGCCATGGAGAAGGAACTTCGCTTTGCCATTCGCGAGGGCGGCCGTACCGTGGGCGCCGGAGTGGTCAGCGAAATTGTTGAATAA
- the rpmG gene encoding 50S ribosomal protein L33 — protein sequence MRVIVTLECMECKNRNYTTTKNKRNTTGRVELKKYCRFCQGHRVHKETK from the coding sequence ATGCGTGTGATCGTAACGCTTGAGTGCATGGAATGCAAAAATCGCAACTATACGACAACCAAAAACAAGAGAAATACCACCGGGCGGGTGGAGCTTAAGAAATACTGCCGTTTCTGTCAGGGACACAGGGTCCATAAGGAGACGAAGTAA
- the secE gene encoding preprotein translocase subunit SecE: MWKKVKTFLGEVKVELKKVTWPSRQDTVSSTGVVLVVVMISAFYLGFVDILLSHLIRYILG; encoded by the coding sequence ATGTGGAAGAAGGTAAAGACGTTTCTCGGTGAGGTTAAAGTCGAACTTAAGAAGGTCACTTGGCCCTCGAGACAGGACACCGTGTCGTCCACAGGTGTTGTCCTGGTCGTGGTTATGATTTCCGCATTTTACCTTGGTTTCGTCGATATTCTACTCAGCCATTTGATAAGGTATATCCTCGGGTAG
- the nusG gene encoding transcription termination/antitermination protein NusG yields the protein MLVEESKMDWYVVHTHTGYENQVKEALARKFHEHERDDWLGHIMIPSEEVVELKKGKKKISTRKFFPGYIIVEMELTDETWHLVNSLPKVTGFVGGSNPAPLSGDEVIKIQKQIVEGAERPTPKVIFSAGESVRVVDGPFTNFNGIVKEVNEEKGKLKVLVTIFGRATSVELEFLQVEKN from the coding sequence ATGCTAGTGGAAGAATCCAAAATGGACTGGTACGTCGTTCATACACATACCGGCTATGAGAACCAGGTAAAGGAGGCCCTCGCCCGGAAGTTTCATGAACATGAAAGGGATGATTGGCTCGGACACATCATGATCCCCTCCGAGGAGGTTGTTGAACTCAAGAAAGGGAAGAAAAAGATCTCCACCCGGAAGTTCTTTCCCGGTTACATAATCGTAGAGATGGAGCTTACCGACGAAACGTGGCATCTCGTCAACAGCCTTCCCAAGGTCACCGGTTTCGTGGGAGGTTCCAATCCGGCCCCTCTTTCAGGTGACGAGGTCATCAAGATTCAGAAACAGATTGTGGAGGGCGCCGAGCGGCCTACCCCCAAGGTGATCTTTTCAGCCGGTGAAAGCGTGCGGGTCGTAGACGGCCCGTTCACAAATTTCAACGGCATCGTCAAGGAAGTCAATGAGGAAAAAGGGAAACTCAAGGTGCTCGTCACTATCTTCGGCAGGGCGACTTCCGTTGAACTGGAGTTTCTCCAGGTAGAGAAGAACTGA
- the rplK gene encoding 50S ribosomal protein L11, whose product MAKKVIGFIKLQIPAGQANPSPPVGPALGQHGVNIMEFCKAFNSKTQDQGGMIIPVVITVYADRSFSFITKTPPAAVLLKKAAGLEKGSGEPNRVKVGKVTKAQVEEIARTKLEDLNAYDLENAARMVEGTARSMGIVVED is encoded by the coding sequence ATGGCCAAGAAAGTCATTGGGTTCATTAAACTTCAGATACCGGCCGGACAGGCCAATCCGTCACCTCCTGTCGGCCCGGCGCTGGGCCAGCATGGGGTTAATATTATGGAGTTCTGCAAGGCCTTTAATTCCAAAACCCAGGACCAGGGCGGTATGATTATTCCCGTGGTGATAACGGTTTACGCTGATCGGTCCTTCAGCTTCATTACAAAAACCCCCCCTGCGGCCGTTCTTCTCAAGAAGGCGGCGGGCCTTGAAAAGGGCTCCGGGGAACCAAACCGGGTCAAGGTGGGGAAGGTGACAAAGGCCCAGGTCGAGGAGATCGCCAGAACCAAGCTTGAGGACCTGAACGCCTACGACCTCGAGAATGCCGCCAGGATGGTCGAGGGTACCGCCCGAAGTATGGGGATCGTGGTTGAAGATTAA
- a CDS encoding 50S ribosomal protein L1, with protein MKAGKRYLQAAEKIDRNRTVDFETAVSLVKETAGARFDETIECAVRLGVDPRRSDQMVRGATVLPQGLGKTVRVIVFAKGEKEKEARDAGADYVGSNDLAEKIQGGWLEFDRVVATPDLMGIVGKLGRTLGPRGLMPNPKLGTVTFDLVKAIEEIKAGKTEFKTEKNGIVHSPIGKASFTNEQLLENLEAFLGTLLKLKPAASKGRYFKSIALTSTMGPGVKIDPVWAVNALR; from the coding sequence ATGAAAGCTGGAAAGAGATATCTGCAGGCCGCCGAAAAGATCGACAGGAACAGGACCGTGGATTTTGAGACCGCCGTTTCCCTTGTGAAGGAGACCGCCGGAGCCAGGTTCGATGAGACCATAGAGTGTGCTGTCCGGCTTGGGGTGGATCCCCGGCGCAGCGATCAGATGGTAAGGGGCGCGACGGTGCTTCCCCAGGGATTGGGAAAGACAGTGCGGGTCATTGTCTTTGCCAAGGGTGAGAAGGAGAAGGAAGCAAGAGACGCCGGTGCTGATTACGTCGGTTCCAATGATCTTGCCGAAAAAATACAGGGCGGCTGGCTCGAATTCGACCGGGTCGTCGCCACACCCGACCTAATGGGGATCGTGGGAAAACTGGGTAGAACCCTGGGACCGCGAGGGCTTATGCCCAACCCGAAACTTGGGACGGTGACATTCGACCTCGTCAAGGCAATCGAGGAAATCAAGGCCGGAAAGACTGAATTTAAAACCGAGAAAAACGGGATCGTCCATTCTCCCATCGGCAAGGCGAGCTTCACCAACGAGCAGCTACTGGAGAATCTTGAAGCCTTTCTGGGGACCTTGCTGAAACTGAAGCCGGCTGCCAGTAAAGGCCGATATTTCAAGAGTATTGCCCTGACATCCACGATGGGGCCAGGGGTCAAGATCGATCCCGTCTGGGCCGTTAACGCCCTTCGTTAG
- a CDS encoding 50S ribosomal protein L10, whose amino-acid sequence MARTDRDKQVEELHSLFSEMEMAVLADYRGLTVADLSEFRTRLREVQGRFRVVKNTLSIRAAEGTPLESVKEHFVGPVGILFTAGDPVGPAEALVKFMEDHENLELKVGILAGKVISLNEIKTLAALPDRDTLLATTLATFQAPAGSFVRLLSEISGSFVRVMDAIRTRKEAA is encoded by the coding sequence TTGGCTCGTACCGATCGAGACAAACAAGTTGAGGAACTGCACAGCCTTTTCAGCGAAATGGAGATGGCCGTCCTTGCGGATTACCGCGGTCTGACGGTTGCTGATTTATCAGAATTTCGCACCCGGCTTCGTGAGGTTCAGGGCAGGTTCCGTGTCGTGAAAAATACCCTGTCCATTCGTGCTGCCGAGGGAACCCCTTTGGAATCAGTCAAAGAACATTTCGTGGGTCCGGTGGGCATCCTTTTCACCGCGGGCGACCCGGTGGGGCCTGCCGAGGCGCTCGTTAAATTCATGGAGGACCACGAGAACCTCGAACTAAAGGTGGGGATTCTCGCCGGAAAGGTTATCAGCCTGAATGAGATCAAGACACTGGCTGCTCTTCCCGACAGGGATACATTGTTGGCGACAACACTGGCCACTTTCCAGGCGCCTGCCGGAAGCTTTGTTCGGCTCCTGTCGGAGATTTCCGGCAGCTTTGTCAGGGTGATGGATGCTATTCGAACCCGGAAGGAAGCCGCCTGA
- the rplL gene encoding 50S ribosomal protein L7/L12, giving the protein MADVTKDDVVKFIENMTVLEMAEFVKELEEKFGVSAAAPVAVAAAAPGAVAEAEEKTEFDVILSDIGAEKIKVIKVVRALTGLGLKEAKDVVDGAPGPVKEGVSKDEAEDARKQLEEVGAKVEVK; this is encoded by the coding sequence ATGGCTGACGTTACAAAAGATGATGTGGTTAAATTTATTGAGAATATGACCGTTCTCGAAATGGCGGAATTCGTCAAGGAATTGGAGGAAAAATTCGGCGTGAGCGCAGCCGCCCCGGTCGCGGTAGCCGCCGCGGCCCCGGGTGCCGTCGCCGAGGCCGAGGAGAAAACCGAATTTGACGTCATACTCTCCGATATCGGAGCTGAGAAGATCAAGGTTATCAAGGTAGTCAGGGCACTCACCGGGCTTGGACTCAAGGAGGCCAAGGACGTGGTTGACGGTGCCCCCGGGCCCGTCAAGGAAGGTGTCTCCAAGGATGAGGCCGAAGACGCCAGGAAACAGCTCGAGGAAGTCGGCGCCAAGGTGGAGGTAAAGTAG
- the rpoB gene encoding DNA-directed RNA polymerase subunit beta, producing MAKAAQTRFSLRRDYSRLPSIISMPNLIEVQKESYEKFLQMNVPPTEREEVGLQAVFKGIFPIEDYSRTTLLDFVEYDIREPKFDVQECQDRGMTFAAPLNVTIRLIHLDVDEETKTKKVREVKEQEVYLGEIPLMTQNGTFIINGTERVIVSQLHRSPGVFYELDKSKSMFAGRPLYSARVIPYRGSWLDFEYDAKGLVNVRIDRRRKIPATILLKALGFRPEEILRQFYLVDRVVLRDGKAFKIYQKETLEFQKASREIMDPISGDVLVRGGRKVFASTIKKIEAAGLVEYEVDPEEDVVGKYLASPVVDTATGEIIGECNEEITQEVYDRIIEAGVEEIETIFIDNLRYEASVRATLAADKAADSNEALLEIYRKLRPGDPPTLETAKTHFDRLFFSDERYDLSRVGRLKLNKKLGLDTPLGMRTLMSEDIVAIMQYLIRLRSGAKDAQMDDIDHLGNRRVRSVGELLENQFRIGLVRMERAIKERMSIQEMETVMPHDLINAKPVSAVVKEFFGSSQLSQFMDQTNPLSEITHKRRLSALGPGGLTRERAGFEVRDVHPTHYGRICPIETPEGPNIGLISSLSTYAQINEFGFIETPYRIIRDGVVTKEIVYLSALDEDRYVIAQANAVLDEEGRFAGELVSARKSGEPTMIGRDNVDLMDVSPKQLVSVAASLIPFLENDDANRALMGSNMQRQAVPLLRTSAPLVGTGMESIAARDSGAVVVAKRGGKVESVEANRIVIQVDESEEEKEGVEGSSNVDIYHLIKFKRSNQNTCINQVPIVEPGQNVLSGDVIADGPGTDGGDLALGQNILVAFMPWGGYNFEDSILVSEKLVQEDVFTSIHIEEFEVMARDTKLGKEEITRDIPNVGEEALKDLDGSGIVRIGAEVASGDILVGKVTPKGETQLTPEEKLLRAIFGEKAGDVRDTSLRVPPGVEGVVIDVKVFSRRGMDKDARAQEIEDDQVGRYIKDRDDEIRLVRNSMYEKVRATIINRKLAAAVTGPDGTVLGKKDGKATGKLLDELPRVKWFDIPLSDSKAMERLLALRQRAENQEEMIRSLFDGKIEKLRKGDELPPGVIKMVKVYLAIKRHLSVGDKMAGRHGNKGVLSKIVPVEDMPYMEDGTTVEMVLNPLGVPSRMNVGQILETMLGWAAKGVGEQVNKLLDSGAATNALRQYLKSIYTSEIVTESTGRAFNLIDGLDDDELRDVIRKMKKGILLASPVFDGADEGDIRALLTKGGLPIRGQAGLYDGRTGLPFQRKVTVGIIYMLKLHHLVDDKIHARSIGPYSLVTQQPLGGKAQFGGQRFGEMEVWALEGYGAAHTLQEMLTVKSDDVAGRTKMYEAIVKGTNTVDAGLPESFNVLVKELQSFCLDVELLEVEDVDV from the coding sequence ATGGCAAAAGCCGCGCAGACCAGGTTTTCTCTGAGAAGAGACTATTCACGATTGCCCTCGATCATAAGTATGCCCAACCTGATTGAGGTTCAGAAGGAATCCTACGAGAAGTTCCTCCAGATGAATGTACCACCTACTGAACGGGAGGAAGTCGGCCTTCAGGCTGTGTTCAAGGGGATATTCCCCATAGAGGATTACTCCAGGACGACTCTCCTCGATTTCGTCGAGTACGACATCAGGGAACCGAAATTCGATGTCCAGGAGTGTCAGGACCGAGGGATGACTTTTGCCGCCCCCCTGAATGTGACGATCAGGCTTATCCACCTTGACGTGGATGAGGAGACCAAAACAAAAAAGGTCCGGGAGGTCAAGGAGCAGGAGGTTTACCTGGGGGAGATTCCCCTCATGACCCAAAACGGCACTTTCATCATCAACGGAACCGAGCGGGTCATCGTAAGCCAGCTTCACAGGTCGCCCGGGGTGTTTTACGAACTGGATAAGAGCAAAAGCATGTTCGCCGGAAGGCCGCTATATTCCGCCAGGGTTATTCCCTACAGGGGATCGTGGCTGGATTTCGAATACGATGCAAAGGGACTTGTTAATGTCCGTATCGACCGGCGGCGCAAGATCCCTGCCACTATTCTTCTTAAGGCGTTGGGATTTCGTCCGGAGGAGATCCTCCGCCAGTTCTACCTTGTCGACCGGGTTGTCCTCAGGGACGGTAAAGCGTTCAAGATCTACCAGAAGGAGACCCTGGAATTTCAGAAGGCGTCCAGGGAGATCATGGACCCGATCAGCGGCGATGTCCTCGTCAGGGGGGGGCGAAAAGTTTTTGCCTCCACCATAAAGAAGATCGAGGCGGCGGGTCTCGTTGAATATGAAGTCGACCCCGAGGAGGATGTGGTAGGGAAATATCTGGCATCCCCCGTGGTGGACACGGCCACCGGGGAAATTATAGGCGAATGCAACGAGGAGATCACCCAGGAGGTTTATGATCGGATCATAGAGGCCGGCGTCGAGGAAATTGAGACGATATTTATCGACAACCTCAGGTATGAAGCGTCCGTCAGGGCAACTCTGGCGGCCGATAAAGCCGCCGACAGCAACGAGGCGTTGCTGGAGATCTATCGGAAACTCAGGCCTGGTGATCCACCTACTCTTGAGACTGCAAAAACCCACTTCGACCGCCTTTTCTTCTCCGATGAGCGATACGATCTCTCCAGGGTGGGAAGATTGAAGCTCAACAAGAAACTGGGTCTGGATACACCGCTGGGGATGAGGACCCTGATGAGCGAGGACATCGTCGCCATCATGCAGTACCTCATCAGGCTGAGAAGTGGTGCCAAGGATGCCCAGATGGATGACATCGATCACCTGGGGAACCGCCGGGTCAGGAGTGTCGGCGAACTTTTGGAAAACCAGTTCAGGATAGGTTTGGTTCGCATGGAGAGGGCTATCAAGGAGAGAATGAGCATCCAGGAGATGGAAACCGTCATGCCCCATGACCTCATCAATGCAAAGCCTGTCTCCGCCGTGGTCAAGGAGTTTTTCGGCAGCAGCCAGCTCTCCCAGTTTATGGATCAGACCAACCCCTTGTCGGAGATAACCCACAAGAGACGGCTTTCGGCACTGGGCCCAGGTGGTTTGACGAGGGAACGAGCCGGGTTTGAGGTTCGTGACGTTCACCCTACCCACTACGGTCGCATCTGTCCCATCGAGACACCGGAAGGACCCAATATCGGGTTGATTTCGAGCCTTAGCACGTATGCCCAGATCAACGAATTCGGGTTCATAGAAACTCCCTACAGGATTATCAGGGACGGGGTGGTCACCAAGGAGATCGTTTATCTTTCAGCCCTTGATGAGGACAGGTACGTAATCGCCCAGGCGAACGCGGTCCTGGATGAGGAGGGTCGATTCGCCGGCGAGTTGGTGTCCGCCCGCAAGAGCGGCGAGCCGACCATGATCGGCCGGGATAATGTCGATCTGATGGACGTATCACCCAAACAGCTTGTATCGGTCGCCGCTTCTCTCATCCCGTTCCTCGAGAACGACGATGCCAACCGCGCCCTGATGGGATCCAACATGCAGAGACAAGCCGTGCCGCTCCTGCGGACCAGCGCGCCGCTCGTCGGAACCGGGATGGAGTCCATTGCCGCCAGGGATTCCGGCGCTGTCGTGGTGGCAAAGAGGGGCGGCAAGGTCGAGAGTGTCGAGGCAAACCGCATTGTGATTCAGGTGGATGAGTCCGAGGAAGAGAAGGAAGGCGTTGAAGGCTCATCCAACGTGGATATTTACCATCTGATCAAATTCAAGAGGTCCAATCAGAACACCTGCATAAATCAGGTCCCCATCGTTGAGCCCGGTCAAAACGTCCTGTCGGGAGATGTCATTGCGGACGGTCCTGGAACGGACGGCGGTGATCTTGCCCTGGGGCAGAATATTCTGGTCGCCTTCATGCCCTGGGGTGGCTACAATTTCGAAGACTCTATCCTTGTGAGTGAAAAGCTTGTTCAGGAAGATGTATTCACATCCATCCACATCGAGGAATTCGAGGTGATGGCCCGCGACACCAAGCTGGGTAAAGAGGAAATAACCCGGGATATTCCTAACGTAGGAGAGGAAGCCCTCAAGGATCTTGACGGGTCCGGCATCGTACGGATCGGCGCGGAGGTTGCTTCGGGCGATATCCTCGTGGGGAAGGTGACTCCCAAGGGTGAGACCCAGCTGACACCCGAGGAGAAGCTCCTCAGGGCGATTTTCGGAGAGAAGGCCGGCGATGTCCGCGATACATCTCTCCGTGTTCCTCCGGGTGTCGAGGGTGTTGTCATTGATGTAAAGGTCTTCTCGAGAAGGGGAATGGATAAGGATGCCCGGGCCCAGGAAATCGAGGACGATCAGGTGGGCAGGTACATCAAGGACCGTGACGATGAGATCAGGCTCGTTCGCAACAGCATGTATGAAAAGGTACGGGCCACTATCATCAACCGTAAACTGGCCGCGGCGGTGACCGGGCCTGATGGGACCGTCCTTGGGAAAAAGGACGGCAAGGCTACTGGAAAGCTCCTTGACGAGCTGCCGAGGGTCAAGTGGTTCGATATCCCCCTGTCGGACTCCAAGGCCATGGAGAGGCTCCTTGCGCTCCGACAAAGAGCTGAAAACCAGGAGGAAATGATCCGTTCCCTGTTTGATGGGAAGATTGAAAAGCTGCGGAAGGGCGATGAATTGCCTCCCGGTGTAATCAAGATGGTCAAGGTCTATCTGGCAATCAAACGGCACCTTTCTGTTGGGGATAAAATGGCCGGTAGACACGGGAACAAAGGTGTGCTTTCCAAAATCGTTCCGGTGGAGGATATGCCGTACATGGAGGACGGTACGACGGTGGAAATGGTCCTGAATCCTCTGGGGGTTCCGAGCCGCATGAATGTTGGACAGATCCTGGAAACAATGCTGGGTTGGGCGGCAAAGGGGGTTGGTGAGCAGGTCAACAAACTCCTCGATTCCGGAGCCGCGACCAACGCCCTTCGCCAATATTTAAAATCCATATATACCAGTGAAATTGTCACAGAGTCCACTGGAAGGGCCTTCAACCTTATTGATGGGTTGGACGATGACGAGCTTCGAGATGTCATTCGGAAGATGAAAAAAGGGATACTTCTGGCTTCTCCGGTTTTCGACGGGGCCGATGAGGGTGATATCCGCGCCCTTCTTACGAAGGGGGGGCTACCGATCAGAGGCCAGGCCGGGCTTTACGACGGCAGGACCGGTCTTCCCTTTCAGCGAAAGGTCACGGTGGGCATCATCTATATGTTGAAGCTCCATCATCTGGTTGATGACAAGATCCACGCCAGGTCAATCGGTCCGTATTCGCTTGTCACACAGCAGCCTCTGGGCGGAAAGGCCCAGTTTGGCGGGCAGAGGTTTGGTGAGATGGAGGTCTGGGCTCTCGAAGGATACGGAGCCGCTCATACCCTGCAGGAGATGCTCACCGTAAAGTCCGACGATGTGGCAGGCAGGACCAAGATGTACGAGGCCATCGTCAAAGGTACCAACACCGTGGATGCCGGCCTCCCCGAGTCGTTCAATGTGCTTGTTAAGGAACTCCAGAGCTTCTGCCTGGATGTGGAGCTGCTGGAGGTTGAGGACGTGGACGTTTAA